The Streptococcus marmotae genome contains the following window.
TGCTAGCGAAGTATCTGTCCTATTCGCTATCAAAACAGAAGAAAAAGAAAAAGCCCTCAAAGCCTTGTATAAAGCCTTTTTTGGATAAATCTATTCTAGCTAAAAATCCAACTCTGACATGAGAGCTGGATTTTTTTACTTTATTTTATATAGAACGTTACTTGACTTCTACTTTATCAAGCCAAGAACTTGCAGTCGTTGCAAGGACACCATTCAATTCTTCCATGTTCTGACGACCTTGATCTGCCAACCACGCCTTAGCCGCAGCTTCTCCTTCTTTCGCAAAGACTGCAACCGCATCTTTCCATGTTGCACGACCACACAGCACACCATTAAAGCTAGAACCTGCTTCTTTAGCTACCACAAGTGTTTCTTGGAAGAGCTTAGCGGATACACCCGCACTCAAGAAGATAAATGGTAGGTGAGTTGCTTCTGCTTGTTCTTTAAAGTATGCCTTTGCTTCTTCTAGGCTATAAACAGGTTCTTGATCCGTATAGCCTTCCACAAAGTTCATATTAACTGGAACTTCGACCTTCAAGACGTCAGCATTGTAGCGAGCCTTGCTAAATTCACGCATCGCACCATTCACTTTATGAGGTTTCAAGGCTGCATATTCACGAGATGTCACATCCATATCGCTAGCATCATAGGTCAAGATTTCCACAAAGTAAGGAATATCTTCAGCGATACACTCGCTACCGATTCGTTCGATCCAGGCATGCTTGATATCGTTAATTTCTGGCTTATCATCTACATCATAGTAAAGCAAGATTTTCACCGCATCTGCACCCAATTCTTTGATCCGTTTTGCAGACCAATTTGGAAGCAAGTCTGGTAAGCGACCTGGTGTTGACGCATCATAGCCTGTTTTCTCATAAGCCGCAATAAACCCACAATCTGGATGGCGCAATTTTGAAGCTAGTACACCATATTCCGCATCCAGTAAGATAGAGCTTGCATACTGAGTCAAATCACTTGAAATGACTTTTTTGAAATCAACCAGAATCTCATCTCCAAAATCAGCATCTGCTGCTGCCGACAAGAGTCGTTTCAAAGCACCACGTTGGTCAATCGCGAGGGCTGCAATCACTTTTTCGTCATTTGAGAGACGAACTAAATGATCATACTTAGCCTGTGAAAGTTGTAATTTTTCCATTATCTTCCTCCTAGATAAAGTAGAGTATAAGCAATAATAACTGGCTTTCTGCCAATAAACTATCCATTAATAGTAGCAACTATTCGACACCAAAGCGTTTCACACCATCCAAATACGTAGCCTGTAAACGACCTTTATCATCGACTACAATGAAATCTGCTGCCCGACCTGCTACAATTTGTCCACAGACATGATCGATATTGACAGATTTTGCTGGAGCAAGTGATGCCATACGGACAGCATCTGGTAAACTTGCCAAGCCCCATTCGACAATATGTTCTACTGCCTGAATCAATTCCAAGATAGAACCTGCTAGACTGCCATTGTGTTTCAGGCGAGCGGTTCCGTCTTTGACTACAACCTCAAATTCACCCAAGCGAGAATCTCCTTCCCCTTGGCCTCCTGCACGCATACAGTCAGTAATGAGAACTGTTTCTTCTACCCCACGCGCTTTCAACACAATATCTACTGCTGCTGGATGGACATGGTGACCATCACAGATAACCTCAGCAAAGACATTTTCTAAATCAAGCGCCGCACCGACCATGCCTGGTTCTCTATGATGAAGCCCACTCATCCCATTGTAAACATGGACGAAGATATTGGCTCCTGCTTCAACTGCCTTTTTAGCTTGATCATAGGTCGCATCACTGTGGGCAAGGGCAGTATGAATCTTTTTCTCATTAGCAAAGTGAATAAATTCCTCTACTCCATCCCGTTCTGGAGCAATCGCAATCTTATTGACCAAGCCTTCTGATAAACGGTGCCATTTGTCCAATTTCTCAACAGACGGATCGCCCATATACTTAGGATTTTGTGCGCCCTTGTATTTCTCTGTGAAAAACGGCCCTTCAAGGAAAATACCTTGAATCTTAGCACCTGTTTCTTCACCCGCATGACGACCAATGGTTTCACAAACCGCATCCAAATTCTCTGTTGAATCGGTTAAGGTTGTTGGTAACCAAGAAGTAACACCACAAGACAAGAGCCCTTCTGAAATCACCTTAATTCCTTCAAAATCATTGTCCATAACGTCATACGAAGCATAGCCATGAATATGAGTATCCACTAGACCAGGTCCAATATGATAGTCTGAATAATCTACAATTGTTCCTTCTGGTTTTTCCGTCACAATCTC
Protein-coding sequences here:
- the nagA gene encoding N-acetylglucosamine-6-phosphate deacetylase — protein: MAHYIFAKSIILSDREVENAYLEITDDGQFGEIVTEKPEGTIVDYSDYHIGPGLVDTHIHGYASYDVMDNDFEGIKVISEGLLSCGVTSWLPTTLTDSTENLDAVCETIGRHAGEETGAKIQGIFLEGPFFTEKYKGAQNPKYMGDPSVEKLDKWHRLSEGLVNKIAIAPERDGVEEFIHFANEKKIHTALAHSDATYDQAKKAVEAGANIFVHVYNGMSGLHHREPGMVGAALDLENVFAEVICDGHHVHPAAVDIVLKARGVEETVLITDCMRAGGQGEGDSRLGEFEVVVKDGTARLKHNGSLAGSILELIQAVEHIVEWGLASLPDAVRMASLAPAKSVNIDHVCGQIVAGRAADFIVVDDKGRLQATYLDGVKRFGVE
- the lacD gene encoding tagatose-bisphosphate aldolase, whose translation is MEKLQLSQAKYDHLVRLSNDEKVIAALAIDQRGALKRLLSAAADADFGDEILVDFKKVISSDLTQYASSILLDAEYGVLASKLRHPDCGFIAAYEKTGYDASTPGRLPDLLPNWSAKRIKELGADAVKILLYYDVDDKPEINDIKHAWIERIGSECIAEDIPYFVEILTYDASDMDVTSREYAALKPHKVNGAMREFSKARYNADVLKVEVPVNMNFVEGYTDQEPVYSLEEAKAYFKEQAEATHLPFIFLSAGVSAKLFQETLVVAKEAGSSFNGVLCGRATWKDAVAVFAKEGEAAAKAWLADQGRQNMEELNGVLATTASSWLDKVEVK